In Nicotiana tabacum cultivar K326 chromosome 17, ASM71507v2, whole genome shotgun sequence, one DNA window encodes the following:
- the LOC107829140 gene encoding coatomer subunit zeta-2 produces METCPSVKNILLLDSEGKRVAVKYYSDDWPTNIAREAFEKAVFAKTQKTNARAEAEITMFDNYIVVYKFSQDLHFFVTGSDNENEIILASVLQGFSDAVGILLRGNVEKKEALENLDLILLCLDEIVDGGIVLETDANVIAGKVASNSVDSGAPLSEQTISQALATAREHLARSLLK; encoded by the exons ATG GAGACCTGCCCTTCAGTTAAGAACATTCTGCTTCTAGATTCCGAAGGAAAGCGTGTTGCTGTGAAGTACTACTCAGATGATTGGCCAACAAATATTGCAAGGGAAGCTTTTGAGAAGGCTGTGTTTGCCAAGACACAAAAGACTAATGCCAGGGCAGAAG CGGAGATAACAATGTTTGATAACTATATTGTTGTTTACAAGTTTTCCCAAGATCTTCATTTCTTTGTTACCGGGagtgacaatgaaaatgaaataaTCCTTGCCAGTGTGCTCCAGGGATTCTCTGATGCTGTTGGTATTCTTCTTAG GGGCAACGTAGAGAAGAAGGAGGCACTTGAAAATTTGGACCTTATTCTTTTGTGTCTTGATGAAATTGTTGACGGCGG AATTGTTCTTGAAACGGATGCAAATGTTATTGCCGGGAAAGTGGCAAGCAATAGCGTGGATTCTGGGGCACCTTTGTCAGAGCAG ACAATAAGCCAAGCATTGGCAACTGCACGAGAACATTTAGCAAGATCTCTTCTCAAATGA